Proteins encoded within one genomic window of Paenarthrobacter sp. JL.01a:
- a CDS encoding amidohydrolase codes for MTPDLIVLAETIHTLDDQHRRGPIQAVAVTDGTITAVGSREDAQGWRGSGTRVVDLGSATLTPGLVDCHIHPVFGLDLTVGVDLSGASTLDDVRSLLRTQSGNDDDWLRGWGLNPNAFGAVPMHRNVLDDVSGGKPALIRLFDGHSAIANSRALELAGVQGRHEFEQASEVVCDADGVPTGLLLEAAAMELVQRHIPQESFERRKARLGVLLRDFARSGLTGGHIMDHSEESSELFRALEAEGELPLRLRSAPWCMPGTNEDDWKELARSIGTGGRRWSVEAIKLFVDGTVDSGTAWLYEPDLYGESTAPFWPRPDEYSAAVHYFAARGIPTATHAIGDAGVSHVLDALESLRGSVPADVLRRTVHRIEHLETVPDELVDRFKGSGVVASMQPTHCTHYSLADHSDNWSTRLGTERANRAWRCRDVREAGVVLGIGSDWPIAPFQPLPIMADARLRRRSGHPGQEPIAPSQALTALQALEGYTSHAAKAAGLWEVSGSITVGKRADFTAFELDPLSAAPDDFAASSVLATFVDGEIQFLLDRTA; via the coding sequence ATGACTCCTGACCTCATCGTCCTCGCCGAAACCATCCACACCCTCGATGACCAGCACCGGCGTGGGCCCATCCAAGCCGTCGCAGTCACTGACGGAACCATCACCGCCGTCGGGAGCCGTGAGGACGCGCAAGGCTGGCGCGGTTCGGGAACCCGCGTGGTGGACCTGGGCAGCGCGACGTTGACCCCGGGTTTGGTGGATTGCCACATCCACCCGGTGTTCGGCCTGGACCTCACCGTGGGCGTCGACCTCTCCGGCGCTTCAACGCTTGATGACGTCCGCTCGCTTCTCCGCACACAGTCAGGGAACGACGACGACTGGTTGCGTGGGTGGGGTCTGAACCCTAACGCTTTCGGAGCGGTGCCCATGCACCGTAATGTGCTCGATGACGTCAGCGGCGGCAAACCGGCGCTGATCCGCTTGTTCGACGGCCATTCCGCGATCGCCAACAGCCGGGCGTTGGAGCTTGCAGGCGTGCAGGGCAGGCACGAATTCGAGCAGGCTTCGGAAGTGGTGTGTGACGCTGACGGAGTTCCTACCGGCTTGCTGCTTGAAGCCGCTGCCATGGAACTGGTTCAACGCCATATCCCCCAGGAGTCCTTCGAGCGGCGCAAGGCGAGGCTGGGCGTGCTCCTCCGGGACTTCGCCAGGTCCGGACTCACCGGTGGCCACATCATGGACCACAGCGAGGAATCCTCTGAACTCTTCCGGGCACTGGAGGCCGAGGGCGAGCTGCCCCTGCGGCTGCGCTCTGCGCCTTGGTGCATGCCCGGCACCAACGAAGACGATTGGAAAGAACTCGCGCGGAGCATCGGCACCGGCGGACGCCGCTGGTCCGTTGAGGCCATCAAGCTCTTCGTCGACGGAACGGTGGATAGCGGAACCGCCTGGCTCTACGAACCCGACCTCTATGGCGAATCCACCGCGCCTTTCTGGCCGCGGCCTGATGAGTACTCAGCAGCTGTCCACTATTTCGCGGCCCGTGGGATCCCGACGGCGACGCACGCGATCGGCGACGCCGGGGTAAGCCATGTCCTCGATGCCCTGGAGTCCCTCCGCGGCAGCGTGCCGGCAGATGTCCTTCGCCGGACCGTGCACAGGATCGAGCACCTTGAGACGGTGCCGGACGAACTCGTCGACCGCTTCAAGGGTTCGGGCGTCGTTGCGAGCATGCAACCGACACATTGCACCCACTACTCATTGGCAGATCACAGCGATAACTGGTCCACCCGGTTGGGTACCGAGCGTGCCAACCGTGCGTGGAGGTGCCGGGACGTCCGTGAAGCAGGGGTGGTTCTGGGTATTGGCTCGGATTGGCCGATTGCCCCGTTCCAGCCCTTGCCGATCATGGCAGACGCGCGTTTGCGGCGCCGTTCGGGACACCCCGGACAGGAACCGATTGCGCCCTCCCAGGCGCTGACAGCGCTCCAGGCGCTGGAGGGATACACCTCCCACGCAGCCAAAGCCGCAGGATTGTGGGAAGTCTCGGGGTCCATCACAGTAGGCAAGCGGGCTGACTTTACGGCCTTCGAACTGGACCCGCTCAGTGCAGCGCCGGATGACTTCGCTGCGAGCAGCGTGCTGGCAACATTCGTGGACGGGGAAATCCAGTTCCTCCTGGACCGGACGGCCTAG
- a CDS encoding RNA polymerase sigma factor, with amino-acid sequence MSSNEARAAVEAVWRSESARVVGALARYTGDFALAEDLAQEALAEAIVSWSVNGIPREPAGWLMTAGKRRAIDTFRRRSVQDEKNALLAHGLSEEVPGTDTLFNPDAIDDDVLALMFISCHPVLSKEARIALTLKVVGGMGTDEIAKAFLVPVPTVQARITRAKKTLAAAHIPFTVPECHEIPQRLGSVLQVLYVIFTEGSFASAGDSWMRTELAAEARRLVRVLVRLSPEPEVFGLLGLMELTAARFPARVDAAGNPVLLEDQDRRRWDQSAIRRGRAALSTAVAAGRGLGAYGLQASIAECHAVARTAAETDWERIAILYEALGSLAPSPVVELNRAVALAMASGPAAGLELVDSLAGRGELAGSHLLPTVRGELLARLGRRAEAVEALKAALDLCSNAAERTALERKIALL; translated from the coding sequence GTGAGCAGTAACGAGGCAAGGGCCGCCGTCGAAGCGGTATGGCGCAGTGAATCTGCCCGCGTCGTCGGCGCCCTTGCCCGCTACACCGGTGACTTCGCCCTTGCTGAGGACCTTGCCCAGGAGGCACTCGCGGAAGCGATCGTGTCATGGTCCGTCAACGGCATTCCCCGCGAGCCTGCAGGCTGGCTGATGACGGCTGGTAAGCGCCGAGCCATCGATACGTTCCGGAGAAGGTCGGTCCAGGACGAAAAGAACGCGCTGCTGGCCCACGGTCTTTCCGAGGAGGTACCGGGCACGGACACACTGTTCAACCCTGACGCGATCGATGACGACGTCCTGGCGCTGATGTTCATTTCGTGCCATCCGGTGCTGTCCAAGGAAGCACGCATTGCCCTGACGTTGAAGGTTGTAGGGGGCATGGGCACCGACGAAATAGCCAAGGCCTTCCTGGTTCCTGTTCCCACCGTCCAGGCCCGCATCACGCGTGCCAAGAAGACCCTCGCAGCAGCCCACATACCTTTCACCGTTCCGGAGTGCCATGAAATTCCCCAGCGGCTGGGATCCGTGCTCCAGGTGCTCTACGTCATCTTCACTGAGGGGTCATTTGCCTCAGCGGGGGATTCCTGGATGAGGACGGAGCTTGCTGCCGAAGCCCGGCGGCTTGTGCGCGTCCTTGTCCGGCTGAGTCCTGAACCGGAAGTCTTCGGCCTGCTGGGCTTGATGGAATTGACGGCCGCCCGGTTTCCTGCCAGGGTCGACGCTGCCGGGAATCCTGTCCTCCTTGAAGACCAGGACCGACGGCGGTGGGACCAGTCCGCGATACGGCGCGGCCGCGCCGCACTTTCGACGGCGGTCGCGGCTGGGCGGGGACTGGGTGCCTATGGCTTGCAGGCCTCCATTGCAGAATGCCATGCGGTGGCAAGGACGGCAGCGGAGACGGATTGGGAGCGGATCGCCATTCTGTATGAGGCATTGGGTTCCCTGGCACCGTCACCGGTCGTCGAGCTTAACCGTGCAGTGGCTTTGGCTATGGCTTCCGGGCCAGCTGCCGGCCTGGAGCTCGTGGATTCGCTGGCGGGCAGGGGCGAGCTGGCAGGATCGCATCTTCTGCCGACGGTACGGGGCGAATTGCTGGCCAGGCTGGGTCGTCGCGCGGAGGCCGTGGAGGCATTGAAGGCAGCACTCGATCTTTGTTCGAACGCCGCCGAACGGACTGCTCTGGAGCGGAAAATCGCACTTTTGTGA
- a CDS encoding NAD(P)-dependent alcohol dehydrogenase produces MPTASAFASPSATGDLTLTTIERREVGPNDVHIDIKFAGICHSDIHTVRGDWGPQQYPLVPGHEIAGIVTEVGTEVTKHKVGDRVGVGCMVNSCKECKNCLAGEEQYCLKGNVGTYGAVDRDGTITQGGYSSNVVVNEDFVVTIPEGLDLDVAAPLLCAGITTFSPLHHWGAGPGKKVAIVGLGGLGHMGVKIAHAMGAEVTVLSQSLKKMEDGLKLGADHYYATSDPATFERLAGTFDLIINTVSASIDISAYLQLLTLDGTLVNVGAPAEPLPVNAFALIGGRRRFAGSMIGGIRETQEMLDFCAEHGLGAEIELIPASKINDAYERVLASDVRYRFVIDASTIG; encoded by the coding sequence ATGCCTACCGCTTCCGCTTTTGCTTCACCCTCGGCCACGGGCGACCTGACCCTGACCACCATTGAACGACGCGAGGTTGGCCCGAACGACGTCCACATCGACATCAAGTTCGCCGGCATTTGCCATTCAGATATCCACACTGTTCGCGGCGACTGGGGTCCCCAGCAGTACCCTCTGGTCCCTGGCCATGAGATTGCTGGCATCGTCACGGAGGTTGGCACCGAGGTCACCAAGCACAAGGTCGGCGACCGCGTCGGCGTCGGGTGCATGGTGAACTCCTGCAAGGAGTGCAAGAACTGCCTGGCCGGCGAGGAACAGTACTGCCTCAAGGGCAATGTCGGAACGTATGGTGCGGTGGACCGCGACGGCACCATCACCCAGGGCGGCTACTCCAGCAACGTGGTGGTGAACGAAGACTTCGTAGTGACCATCCCGGAAGGGTTGGACCTCGACGTCGCCGCTCCTCTGCTCTGCGCCGGCATCACGACGTTTTCCCCTCTGCACCACTGGGGTGCGGGCCCGGGCAAGAAGGTGGCCATCGTAGGTTTGGGCGGCCTGGGCCACATGGGCGTCAAGATCGCCCACGCCATGGGTGCGGAGGTGACCGTCCTCTCGCAGTCGCTGAAGAAGATGGAGGATGGCCTCAAGCTTGGTGCGGACCACTACTACGCGACCAGCGATCCTGCCACCTTTGAACGGCTGGCCGGTACTTTTGACCTGATCATCAACACGGTCAGCGCATCCATCGACATCAGCGCTTACCTTCAGTTGCTGACGCTCGACGGAACGCTGGTCAACGTCGGCGCTCCTGCAGAACCGCTGCCGGTGAACGCTTTCGCCTTGATCGGTGGCCGCCGTCGCTTTGCGGGTTCCATGATCGGCGGCATCCGCGAAACCCAGGAAATGCTGGACTTCTGCGCCGAGCACGGCCTGGGTGCCGAGATCGAACTCATCCCGGCCAGCAAGATAAACGATGCCTACGAGCGCGTCCTGGCCTCGGACGTCCGCTATCGTTTCGTCATCGACGCCTCAACCATCGGCTAA
- a CDS encoding M50 family metallopeptidase encodes MNLLQTWWDAVVRGFTQSYTTAVPLPVLLGILACAVILSIPRATWRWFGLYVTFVHELGHAYAALMTGRFVHGLRIGLDHSGRLVSSGRSSFGAAWSGFWGYPAPAVVGFGLIAAVSAGRSGAAMSVGALVLLVSLVFLRNFTGIVVAVASAVIAQALLLFATPAAINYVVLALGVALSVGAVRDLLKLAGVHTKRRNRLAASDAYILGRTTGVPAFVWLSGFTAVITACAVASLWLLWGMLSV; translated from the coding sequence GTGAACCTGCTGCAAACATGGTGGGACGCGGTTGTGCGCGGCTTCACCCAGAGTTACACCACGGCGGTCCCCTTGCCCGTCCTGCTGGGCATCCTTGCCTGCGCAGTGATCCTCAGCATTCCCCGCGCCACCTGGCGATGGTTCGGTTTGTACGTCACGTTTGTCCACGAACTGGGTCACGCCTACGCGGCGCTGATGACGGGAAGGTTCGTCCACGGACTCCGCATTGGGCTTGACCACTCCGGGCGGCTGGTCAGCAGCGGACGAAGCTCTTTTGGTGCCGCGTGGTCCGGCTTCTGGGGCTATCCGGCCCCGGCGGTGGTGGGATTCGGCCTGATTGCCGCAGTCAGTGCGGGGCGCTCGGGTGCTGCCATGTCGGTGGGTGCCCTGGTTCTCCTGGTGTCCTTGGTTTTCCTCCGAAACTTCACCGGGATAGTGGTTGCTGTGGCCAGCGCCGTCATCGCACAGGCACTGCTACTCTTCGCCACGCCAGCAGCCATCAATTACGTGGTGTTGGCCCTTGGAGTAGCCCTGTCCGTGGGAGCTGTCCGTGACCTCCTCAAACTCGCAGGCGTCCACACGAAGCGTCGCAATCGCCTGGCGGCCTCCGACGCCTACATCCTCGGCCGCACCACTGGAGTCCCCGCATTTGTGTGGCTCTCGGGATTCACCGCTGTCATCACCGCCTGCGCCGTGGCATCCCTGTGGTTGCTGTGGGGGATGCTCAGCGTTTAG
- a CDS encoding APC family permease, with protein sequence MSDLETRPPAAEAGNGLKRNAIGTGGIAFLVISAAAPLTVMAGVAPVAIGIGGIGAPMGYVIAGAVLLVFAIAFMAMTKHVKAAGGFYTYITLAMGKTVGLASAILAIVSYNCLQIGVYGLFAVQTQAMLQTLFGLDVPWPVVALAAIAAVWFLGYRGIDVGAKVLGVLLIAETAILAIMGVGILARGGAEGISFDSFSPEHAFTPGVLAILAICFAAFMGFESTVLYRREARNPDTSVPRATYIAVGFMSVFYAFIVWTVIQAYGNGNVVTAAGELADGMFFATINQYVGPWAEVVMYLLIVTSVYASQLAFHNAINRYVYMLAKDGILPAFLGRTHPKYKSPHRAGQIQTVLAAVVILICAIANADPYKHLLIWVNTPGIVGIVALQGLVSVAAFMYLRRNPAAVTNRLLVPVSIASAVLLFGVVALIAINIELLTFADALTNTILLTVTPTVFLAGLLVARRLRIARPNDFARIGSFETHDS encoded by the coding sequence ATGTCTGATCTGGAAACCCGACCTCCGGCAGCCGAGGCCGGAAATGGGCTGAAACGGAACGCCATCGGCACCGGCGGCATCGCCTTCCTGGTGATTTCCGCAGCAGCCCCTTTGACCGTGATGGCCGGCGTGGCCCCGGTAGCCATCGGTATCGGGGGCATCGGCGCCCCCATGGGCTATGTCATCGCCGGTGCAGTGCTGCTGGTTTTTGCCATTGCCTTCATGGCGATGACCAAGCACGTCAAAGCCGCAGGCGGCTTCTACACCTACATCACGCTGGCCATGGGCAAGACAGTTGGTCTTGCCTCGGCAATCCTCGCGATCGTCTCGTACAACTGCCTGCAGATCGGCGTGTACGGGCTCTTCGCTGTCCAGACCCAAGCCATGCTCCAGACTCTTTTTGGCTTGGACGTTCCCTGGCCCGTGGTAGCACTGGCTGCCATTGCTGCCGTCTGGTTCCTTGGGTACCGCGGAATTGACGTCGGAGCCAAGGTCCTGGGCGTCCTGCTCATCGCTGAAACGGCAATCCTCGCCATCATGGGCGTGGGCATCCTCGCCCGTGGTGGCGCCGAGGGCATCAGCTTCGACTCCTTCTCCCCCGAGCATGCGTTCACGCCGGGCGTACTGGCCATCCTCGCCATCTGTTTCGCAGCGTTCATGGGCTTCGAATCAACGGTGCTCTACCGGCGGGAAGCACGCAACCCGGACACATCAGTCCCCCGGGCCACCTACATCGCAGTGGGATTCATGTCTGTTTTCTACGCCTTCATTGTGTGGACAGTCATCCAGGCGTACGGCAACGGAAATGTCGTAACTGCCGCCGGCGAACTTGCCGACGGAATGTTCTTCGCCACCATCAACCAGTACGTGGGCCCTTGGGCAGAAGTGGTCATGTACCTGCTGATCGTTACCAGCGTGTACGCCTCGCAACTGGCCTTCCATAACGCCATCAACCGTTACGTCTACATGCTCGCCAAGGACGGTATCCTTCCCGCGTTCCTGGGCAGGACCCACCCGAAGTACAAGTCCCCACACCGCGCAGGACAGATCCAGACCGTCCTGGCCGCCGTCGTCATCCTCATCTGTGCCATCGCCAACGCCGACCCGTACAAGCACCTGTTGATCTGGGTCAACACGCCTGGAATCGTGGGCATCGTGGCCCTGCAGGGGCTGGTGTCGGTAGCCGCCTTCATGTACCTTCGCCGGAATCCCGCCGCCGTGACCAACCGCCTGCTTGTTCCCGTCAGCATCGCCTCGGCCGTCCTGCTGTTCGGGGTGGTGGCGTTGATCGCCATCAACATCGAACTCCTCACTTTTGCAGATGCCCTTACCAACACGATCCTCCTGACCGTTACCCCAACCGTTTTCCTTGCGGGCCTGCTGGTCGCCCGCCGCCTTCGGATTGCCCGCCCCAACGACTTTGCCCGGATTGGAAGCTTTGAAACCCATGACTCCTGA
- a CDS encoding TetR/AcrR family transcriptional regulator: protein MARPLVPLISVDALVTAALELVDEAGDFSLPKLAKRIGVSQSSIYNHVSGREEILELMRGRIISESPYTLNDDQDWEAALRTIVRSYRDAFARHPRLAPLLVLQTVQDHQVLALYESLAVALQAAGFRGRDVLSAISTIDSFALGFALDLAAPDVVWAPPAQGFPALSSALDNAAPAEERGEAAFELGLEILVAGLHSRLRNTDSPLRTTAQ from the coding sequence ATGGCACGCCCGCTGGTCCCGCTGATTTCCGTCGACGCCCTCGTCACTGCCGCCCTGGAGCTGGTGGATGAGGCAGGAGACTTCAGCCTGCCCAAACTGGCCAAGCGGATCGGCGTCAGCCAATCGTCCATCTACAACCACGTCAGTGGACGCGAAGAGATCCTTGAGCTCATGCGTGGCCGCATCATCTCCGAGAGCCCCTACACGCTCAATGACGACCAGGACTGGGAAGCTGCCCTCCGGACCATTGTGCGCAGCTACCGGGACGCCTTTGCGCGGCATCCGAGGCTTGCGCCCCTGCTGGTACTCCAGACGGTGCAGGACCATCAGGTCCTCGCCCTTTATGAAAGCCTTGCGGTGGCCCTCCAAGCTGCCGGCTTCCGCGGCCGGGATGTCCTGTCCGCGATCTCCACCATCGACAGTTTCGCGCTGGGCTTCGCCTTGGACCTGGCCGCTCCCGATGTCGTCTGGGCGCCACCCGCTCAGGGATTCCCGGCGCTTAGCAGCGCGTTGGACAATGCGGCGCCTGCCGAAGAGCGCGGCGAGGCTGCCTTCGAACTCGGCTTGGAGATCCTTGTCGCCGGCCTGCATTCCAGGCTCCGGAACACGGATTCCCCGCTTCGGACCACAGCGCAGTGA
- the hrpB gene encoding ATP-dependent helicase HrpB, with translation MTFRLDTIGRDLVFAHSIEDFAAQLTKQGDGGAVVVQAPPGTGKTTFVPPLLANLVQQGQSGQPRVIVTQPRRVAARSAARRLASLDGTPLGDRVGYTVRGENKAGAQTMVEFVTPGILLRRLLNDPGLEGVHAVILDEVHERGLESDLLVGILAEVRELRGDLTLVAMSATLDAQRFAALLGNTLDGGPAPVVDCPSALHPLDVRWQPAREQRLNDRGVSRSFLDHVARTAAAAHEAALSDNPDVDALVFLPGVREVSDVASRLCSVVPGNVEVLELHGQVGPAAQDRAVSGREPGGAPRIIVSTSLAESSLTVPGVRLVIDSGLSREPRRDAARGMSGLVTVSCSQASAAQRAGRAARQGPGVVVRCYDQRSLAAAPAHQTPEILATDLTGAALALACWGAPGGRGLALPDAPPAGAMTDAMEVLRELGAVADDGSATALGKVLARVPADPRLARALLDGSAAVGRRAAAETVALVAGDQRAPGADITKLLSTLRSGTDPAARRFAEDVKRLESIASQEAAAVVPLEERHRITPGEAPGFVVALAFPDRIAKRVRGDGPASYLLSSGTRAGLPAGSPLSGHDWLAVAEVSRAQGRDAAGTGAVIRSAAPLSAELAEAAAPQLLTGQVNATFDNGRVTARQERRLGAIVLSSTPVRAGIASARQAVAEALAKNGLSMLSWSPTAVALRRRMALLRRGLGDPWPDVTDAGLLARLEEWLAPELEAMAAGTAASAISLAEPLRRLLPWPEAGRLEALAPERLEVPSGSLVRIDYPDVDDDGGRPVVAVKLQECFGWDSTPRLVDGRVPVLFHLLSPAGRPLAVTDDLTSFWSGPYSQVRAEMRGRYPKHPWPEDPWTALATARTKNRM, from the coding sequence GTGACTTTCAGACTGGACACCATCGGCCGGGACTTGGTCTTCGCCCATTCCATCGAAGACTTCGCGGCGCAACTGACGAAGCAGGGCGACGGCGGTGCGGTGGTCGTGCAGGCCCCTCCCGGTACTGGCAAGACCACCTTCGTACCGCCGCTGCTGGCTAATCTCGTCCAACAGGGGCAGTCCGGTCAGCCCCGCGTCATCGTCACCCAACCGCGCCGAGTGGCTGCCCGCTCTGCCGCGCGCCGCCTCGCGTCCTTGGACGGGACCCCCCTCGGGGACAGGGTCGGGTACACGGTCCGGGGCGAGAACAAGGCCGGTGCCCAGACGATGGTCGAGTTTGTCACTCCGGGGATTCTCCTTCGCCGGCTGCTCAATGACCCAGGCCTGGAGGGCGTCCACGCAGTGATCCTCGACGAAGTCCACGAGAGGGGCCTCGAATCCGATCTTCTCGTGGGCATTCTCGCGGAGGTTCGTGAGCTTCGCGGAGACCTGACGCTTGTTGCCATGTCCGCGACGCTCGACGCCCAGCGGTTCGCCGCTTTGCTGGGTAACACGCTCGACGGCGGCCCGGCCCCCGTCGTCGACTGCCCTTCCGCCCTGCACCCCCTGGATGTCCGGTGGCAGCCCGCCCGCGAACAACGCTTGAACGACCGGGGTGTGTCGCGTTCTTTCCTGGATCACGTCGCCCGGACCGCTGCGGCGGCGCACGAGGCGGCCTTATCCGACAACCCTGACGTGGATGCCCTGGTCTTCCTACCCGGTGTCCGTGAAGTATCCGACGTCGCCTCCCGCCTGTGTTCAGTGGTTCCAGGGAACGTTGAGGTTCTGGAGCTGCACGGCCAGGTGGGCCCGGCGGCGCAGGACCGGGCAGTTTCCGGACGCGAGCCTGGAGGGGCACCTCGTATCATCGTCTCCACGTCCCTGGCCGAGTCCTCGCTGACCGTCCCGGGTGTCCGGCTGGTCATCGACTCGGGGTTGTCCCGCGAACCGCGACGCGACGCCGCCCGCGGGATGTCCGGCCTGGTGACTGTATCGTGCTCCCAAGCTTCAGCGGCCCAGCGTGCCGGCCGTGCGGCCCGCCAAGGACCGGGTGTGGTGGTCCGGTGCTATGACCAACGGTCCCTCGCCGCGGCCCCTGCGCACCAGACCCCGGAAATCCTGGCCACCGACCTGACGGGCGCTGCATTGGCACTTGCTTGTTGGGGTGCGCCCGGAGGCCGTGGTCTTGCCTTGCCGGACGCCCCGCCAGCTGGCGCCATGACGGACGCCATGGAAGTGCTGAGGGAATTGGGTGCCGTCGCGGACGATGGCAGCGCCACCGCCTTGGGCAAAGTGTTGGCCCGCGTCCCCGCAGACCCCCGTCTGGCCCGGGCCCTGCTCGATGGATCCGCAGCTGTTGGCAGGCGGGCTGCGGCTGAAACGGTAGCACTCGTTGCCGGCGACCAGCGGGCACCCGGGGCGGATATCACCAAACTCCTGTCGACCCTGCGTTCCGGAACTGATCCCGCCGCCCGGCGCTTCGCTGAGGACGTGAAGCGGCTTGAGTCAATCGCCAGTCAGGAGGCGGCCGCCGTCGTGCCTCTTGAGGAACGCCACCGGATCACGCCCGGCGAAGCGCCTGGCTTTGTGGTTGCGCTGGCGTTCCCGGACCGTATCGCCAAACGCGTTCGCGGTGACGGCCCGGCCAGCTACTTGCTGAGCTCGGGTACGCGGGCCGGGCTCCCGGCTGGAAGTCCGCTGTCCGGGCATGATTGGTTGGCAGTTGCCGAGGTGTCGCGCGCCCAAGGCCGCGACGCTGCCGGCACAGGAGCGGTGATTCGTTCTGCTGCGCCGCTCTCGGCGGAATTGGCAGAGGCTGCGGCCCCCCAACTATTGACCGGCCAGGTCAACGCAACCTTTGACAACGGGCGCGTGACGGCTCGCCAGGAACGCAGGCTCGGGGCCATCGTGCTTTCCTCCACACCGGTCCGGGCCGGCATCGCGTCCGCACGCCAGGCGGTGGCCGAAGCCTTGGCGAAAAACGGACTCTCCATGCTCAGCTGGTCGCCCACCGCTGTTGCGCTGCGTCGTCGCATGGCCTTGCTGCGCCGGGGGCTCGGCGATCCCTGGCCTGATGTGACCGACGCTGGTTTGTTGGCCAGGTTGGAGGAGTGGCTGGCGCCGGAACTGGAGGCGATGGCTGCTGGAACTGCTGCGTCAGCCATCAGTCTTGCCGAACCGCTGCGCCGCCTCCTTCCCTGGCCGGAAGCCGGGCGCCTGGAAGCGCTTGCGCCCGAACGGCTCGAAGTACCCAGCGGTTCCCTGGTACGCATTGACTATCCGGACGTCGATGACGACGGCGGCCGGCCCGTTGTGGCGGTGAAACTTCAGGAATGTTTTGGCTGGGACAGCACGCCGCGGCTGGTCGATGGCAGGGTGCCCGTTCTTTTCCACTTGTTGTCGCCAGCCGGACGGCCGCTGGCCGTGACCGACGATCTCACGTCATTTTGGTCCGGGCCTTATTCCCAGGTTCGGGCAGAGATGCGTGGACGCTACCCCAAGCATCCCTGGCCCGAAGACCCGTGGACCGCGCTTGCCACGGCCAGGACCAAGAACCGGATGTGA